CGACATACCCGCTGAAGGCAGCTTCTACATTAAAACTTACCGGATTTGGCGTCCAGGAATAAATCATACTTGCCACCTGATTATTAACTGGTGTACGTTCCGGGGTAATCACAGTATTTTTTTGGTCAAACGCGTAGACGTATGACAATCCCAGAGACATATTACTCATTAGGTTAGCTTTACTCTGTACTGCAGTAAAGTACCGCCCAAGAACATTTTTGTCCTTATCTTCGGGTACTGCGTTAACCGCAACAATCGCATTATCAAAAATCCCGATTGTTGACGTTACGTGTAACCCGCGCGCGCCATAACTGCGTAACGATAATAACGATAGGTCCGGCATTACATCCCCAACAGAAACATTTGCAACTGAAGAATAATAATTAAAAATTACATTGTATAAATCCAGTGGATTAGCTTTTGTATGGTTTGTATAAAGATTAAACGCAACGCTTTGATTGTAAACATTTCCAAGAACATTCAAGCCTATATTCCCGATAGAATTATCCCAATTATTAGAAGAACTATTACGATATGAAATAACGGTATTCCCGGCAAACTGCACCTTTTGCTGCATCTTCGGCATACTAGCCAACGGCGTTACCATAAACGCAGCAAAATCAGAATACGCAATACGTTGATCCTTAAAACTTATCCCAACCTTATAAAAATACTTGCCATCATATGATGTTGGGATTTTATAATTAACATTAATAAACATACTATCCCCGGGCTTGATCTCAACATCATTTTTTACGGTAAGCGTTTTCTGTAAGTACTTCTGTTCGATGTTATAGATCTCAATCTCCGCTGATGCTTCATTCGCAAACCACGACTGATTCCCGCGGTTAACCACCACTAACTGAGCATTAATATTTTCACCCGCAGGAACAGGATCAGGGGTAATGATTGCAACCTGTATCTCCGCAATTTCAGCTCCGTAAACCGGTATAAAACAATAAACCGCAGAAACTATTGCAAGGATTAATATTCTAAGAAACTTCTGTGCATGTATCTGAAGCATTAAATTTTTTCTGCTTTCATAACAAAACAAAATATCAGAGTTCATCGTTTGTATTTAACCATATGGCGGGAAACGGAATTGAACCGCCGACGCGCAGATTTTCAGTCTGCCGCTCTACCAACTGAGCTATCCCGCCATACATAATCTCGTTGAAAGATATTACAATTTTTGTTTTTATTTAGTCAACACGTTTCTTTTCTAAAACCGTAGATTAAAGTATCCCTGGCCACTATTTTTTGGGTTTAACCCGCGCAAGATTCAGCAATACCTGTTGCTGATCCTCTTCATTTGGAAGATACAATTTCAACGCAACTTCCCAGTTTTTTGCGGCAAGCACATTATTCCCAAGAAGGTAATAGCAGTTCCCAATATCGTTATACACCTCACCATAATTCCTCAGGTTTACAGACGTCTCAAACGCCTTTATTGCTGAACGATAATCCCCGAGTTTTACATAAGCCATCCCAAGATCATAGGCTGTGAACTCAGACCGGTAATAATCAAGTTTTAATGCCCGTAAATACTCCTTAGCAGCACTGTTATAATCCCCAAGATTACGATACCCATCCCCATTACTTCTGTGTACCTCAGCCCGTATTTGAGGCAGTCCGTAGAATACTGCAAAAAATATGGTAATCACCGCAATACCTGCACCTATGAATCCAGTATTACGATCAGCCATATCTTTCTTATTCCCTGCGACATCACCAGTAATATCACAGTACGCTCTATCAGAAACAAGAATCCCTATTAATACAAACACTATGAACCCCGTTGGTACAATGGATAACGGAAAATTATTAAACGAGTACAGATTGAACATAACAACCGCAGCTAATGAAAACCATAACCCAAACTTATTCTGAGCTACTACCGTCTTCTTGCTTTCCTTGGATACCAGTTTATGCAATACTCCTATATATACAGCACTAAACATTACAAGATACCCCATAAGCCCGGGTATTCCCGCTTCAGCAGCTAACTGCAGATAATCGTTATGAACATTACTTTCACTTGTCCCGCGCAGTTTAAATCCCGCCTTATCCCGTACCCTCGCCTGGTACAACGCAAAGTTTACCTTAAGATTCCCCAACCCTATTCCGGTTAACGGATTACTCCTCACCATTTCCATAGCAGTCCGCCACTTAAATACGCGTTCAACTACTGACGCATCGGTATTCCCAAAAACTTTTTTCCCGTATAACACCATGGATGTCAGTAACACACAAAACACTAATCCCGCAAGAACCGCAACCCTCCACTTTTTGTATACTACGCAATAAACAAAAAACACAACCACGCTTCCGGAGATAAATGCCAACCACGCACCGCGGGTTCGGGTGATAAAAAAATACGCTGCGATCAATACCGCGCATACTAACATAAATATATTAGTTCCACCCAGACGTTTTTTTTGTACAAAACCTTCCACTAAAACACCCACCGCTAACGGCAGGGTGAGCATTATATATCCAGCAGAGAAATTTGGATTCCCGAATGTTGCACCAGGCCGCTGGCCAAAAGATGTTTGCCACGCAAGAAAATCAATCCCAAGATACTGCAGTATACCGTACGATGCAACTATCGCGGATGCACAAATTATTGTACGTATCATAACCACAGTCTTTATTGTTCCGGAATCCACTCCCTGTGCCACTACTACGGCAGTCATACAATAAAACATGTATGTAAGAAAAACCCGTGCGCTTAACACCCAATACGCAGCATTAAGAAAAGATAGTACTAATATCAACAAAAACGCGGTTATCCCAAGTACATAAATACTCCCCAACCGTTTCCCTGAAGTTTTATTAATAAACAATCCCGCGAAATAAAACAAAACTATAGAAAAGGATATAACATGGAATATCACATCTTTAACAATAAAATGATCTTTCGCCGGAGTATAAAAAATCAGCGGGAGTATTACAACCTGCAACAGTATAAAGAAATTAATTACCAATGACAATTTACTAAATGTTCCCCGAGTACATGCAGTTTTTTAAGTTTTACCGCAGAATTAGTTTCTATATAATACCGCACTACAGGCTCCGTACCGGATAACCTTAACCCGAACCAACTCCCGTCGGTAAGGATAAACTTAAATCCGTCCATAGTATTAAGTTTAGCAACTTTAATACCCAACACTTCCTTTGGCGGTGCAGCTTTAAGTTTAGCCGATAATTTAGCCACCCGCTCGGAATCCAACCTGAAATTTATGCGGTCAGTATAAAAATACCCAACTTTTTTGTATAACTCATTTATGACAGCGGTAATCGGTTTTTTTGCCCATGCACGCAGTTCCGCCATTAATAAACACGCTAGCACACCGTCTTTCTCGGGTATATGTCCTTTTATAGTCAACCCACCGGACTCTTCCCCTCCAATGATCATAGGTTCAGATTCCATTACTTCACCTATAAACTTAAATCCCACTGGTGTTTCACGTACAGGTATCCCGTATTTATTAGCTACAGCATCAACAAAATGGCTTGTCATAACAGTCCGTGCAACAACGCCATCCCATTTTCTTGTTTCCTTAAGAAAATACAGCAGCACTGCAAGTACCTGGTTCGGTACGATATACGTCCCGTCAGTATCAAGAATACCAAACCGGTCCGCATCACCATCAACACTTAAACCTATAACGCATTTCTCGGTTTTCATTAATTCATATAGTTCCGCAAGATTTTCTTCACTAGGTTCCGGTGTCTTCCCGCCAAATAACACATCCCGCCAGAAATGCAGCGTATGAACTTTACATCCCGCATCCTGTAATGCAGTATCAAGATACCCTCTGCCGGTACCATAAAGAAAATCCGCTCCTACCCTGAGTTTAGCTTTCTTTATCGTGTCATAATCCACAAACTTTTCTATACGTTTAAGAAACACGCTTCGCGGATCAATTTCTTCGATTAACCTCTCCCTCAAACCCTCATCCCAGGACATTGATTTAACACCATTACCGTTTCGTTTACTCAATATTTTTTGGCAACTATTTTCAATTTCTTTTGTAACCTCAGGCAATGCCGGCCCGCCCCATGACGGTGAAAACTTTATCCCATTATAATCCGACGGATTATGTGATGCTGTAAAATTAATTCCCCCATCGATTTTACGCCGGACAATTTCGTATCCCACTACCGGTGTCGGAACATCTCTCACGCAAAACAATGCTTTAATATTATTTCCTGCCAGCACTTCCGCTGCAGTACGCGCAAATTTATCCGAAAGAAAGCGTGTATCATAACCAATCACCACCTGGGGAATACTTTTTTTATCAGCAACACGTTTATCACTTTTGTGGTTCTTAATAACATAATTCGCAATTGCACTGACTACAACCCTTACGTTATCGATATTAAACTCTTCTCCGATAACCGCTCTCCAGCCGGAAGTACCAAACTTTATCATTGCAACCTTCCCTCCCTCAAAAAACAAGATACCACTATTTTTGCCAGTCCCTTACTTTTGTCTCATATTCACTGATCAACTCCCCAACCTTCTGCCGGGTCTCAGCTTCAACCCATACATGGAAAAACGGCTTATCTGGATCCGGAACCAGCAATACCCAGTCTTCGTTATCCATAAATATTTTTACGCCTTCAATAAACTCAGCTTTCTTCCCTTGAGCTTCTTCCGCGAACTTGCGCATCAACAACCCTTTTTTCTCCCAAGAACAAGGCACTTGCACGTGATGCACGCTGAAGTCCGGGATTGACCGCGCTAGACGGCTCATCCTGATATCAAGTTCTACCATTAACTCAAGAATTTTTACTATTGAAAACATTGCGTCAAACGCCGGCTGGAATTCCGGGAATATAAACCCGCCAACACCATCACCCGCAAAAACAATTCCTTCCCCGCGCCCTGCCTGCATAATTTCCTGTGGTGACATCCTTGTACGCATAACCTTTGCACCGTACTTTGATGCGAGCTCTTCCACAATCTGGCTGGTATTCAACGGTATACAAATTTTTGCATTCTTAAACTTTTCCATCATCATCCGCGCAATAAGTACCAGCGACCAGTCATCCGGTATAATTTTGCCGCGGTCATCCACAATAAAAACTTTCTCCGCACCGGTATCTATAAGGAACCCTGCATCCGCCTTAAGAGTTACCACGATATCCGACAACTGTTCAAGCGAATGCTCAAACTCTTTCTTGCTTTTAGTAACCTTATGAGGATTAACAAACGAATTTAAAGCAACAACCTCGCATCCAAGCTCACCGAGTATTGACGGGAATACCATTGACGCTGATGAATACGCGTAATCAATAACGATTTTAAGATTTGCCTTGCTTAATCTATCTTTATCAATAGTTTTAAGAAATCCTTCACGGTAATACTCGTATACTCTTGGAGGTAACACGATCTCACCCACATCTTCAGGACTCACGCGTTCAAAATCTTCCCGCAGGAATAACTGTTCAATCGACTTTTCCTGGCGTACCGATATATCACTGCCGTTAGCATCCAAAAACTTTATATCCACCAACCTCGGGTCAAATGGTGATTTACGTATATGTATGGCCCCGGACTCACCTTCTTTTCCCATCTCATACCTTACCACGGGAATCGGTGCGGAACGCATATCCCCAACCTTAACCCCCATAGATAATAACCCGGAAATCATTGTACGTTTAATCATCCTAGAGACTGGATGCTCGTCACGTGAAGTAATAACATACTTCCCTTTACCTATATACGCACCGTACGCCGCCCCTACCCGCGCAGCAAATTCCGGCGTGATTTCAATATTTGCAAGACCGGTAATTCCATACGCACCAAATAACGTTTTTGACCACTTTTCTCCCCACACCAAGCTAGTTGACACTATTGACTGTTCTTCCACAACCTTCTTAGGCCATATACGCACATTCGGCCTTACCTCAACGTACTTTCCTAGCTCGCATTCAGTACCGATAAACGTTCCTTCCCTCAACTGCGACTCTTCTCCAACAACAGTTTTTTCTACAATAGTAGTCTCGATTAACCTAGTATTCCTGCCAACAACAACGTCATTCCATACAATCGCGCCTGTAACATTACAATCCTCACCTATAACACTGCGTTCACCAATAACAGTCCGCCCGATCTTAGTTCCCGCGCCGATTTTTGCGCTTTTACCTATAACCACCGGCCCGGTGAACTCCACACTTTTATCAACTACTGCACCGTCATCCACCCATACAGGATAGTTATTGATAACAGTTTTCCTACCGGGGATATTAATATTAATCGTACCGTCAAGCACTGCATAATGCGTAGTACGATACTCATCAAGATTACCTATATCCCGCCAGGCACCCTGCGCAACATAACCATACAACCTCTTATTCTTCTTTAGCATGTCCGGATATAAATCTTTTGAAAAATCGTATGACTTATCTGATGGTAATAATTTAAACACTGATGAGTTCAGCACATAGATACCGGTATTTATGGTATCCGAAAATACTTCACCCCAGGACGGTTTCTCCAAAAACCTTGTAATTTTCCCTTCCTCATCAGTGATCA
This sequence is a window from Elusimicrobiota bacterium. Protein-coding genes within it:
- a CDS encoding phosphoglucomutase/phosphomannomutase family protein; the encoded protein is MIKFGTSGWRAVIGEEFNIDNVRVVVSAIANYVIKNHKSDKRVADKKSIPQVVIGYDTRFLSDKFARTAAEVLAGNNIKALFCVRDVPTPVVGYEIVRRKIDGGINFTASHNPSDYNGIKFSPSWGGPALPEVTKEIENSCQKILSKRNGNGVKSMSWDEGLRERLIEEIDPRSVFLKRIEKFVDYDTIKKAKLRVGADFLYGTGRGYLDTALQDAGCKVHTLHFWRDVLFGGKTPEPSEENLAELYELMKTEKCVIGLSVDGDADRFGILDTDGTYIVPNQVLAVLLYFLKETRKWDGVVARTVMTSHFVDAVANKYGIPVRETPVGFKFIGEVMESEPMIIGGEESGGLTIKGHIPEKDGVLACLLMAELRAWAKKPITAVINELYKKVGYFYTDRINFRLDSERVAKLSAKLKAAPPKEVLGIKVAKLNTMDGFKFILTDGSWFGLRLSGTEPVVRYYIETNSAVKLKKLHVLGEHLVNCHW
- a CDS encoding O-antigen ligase family protein: MSLVINFFILLQVVILPLIFYTPAKDHFIVKDVIFHVISFSIVLFYFAGLFINKTSGKRLGSIYVLGITAFLLILVLSFLNAAYWVLSARVFLTYMFYCMTAVVVAQGVDSGTIKTVVMIRTIICASAIVASYGILQYLGIDFLAWQTSFGQRPGATFGNPNFSAGYIMLTLPLAVGVLVEGFVQKKRLGGTNIFMLVCAVLIAAYFFITRTRGAWLAFISGSVVVFFVYCVVYKKWRVAVLAGLVFCVLLTSMVLYGKKVFGNTDASVVERVFKWRTAMEMVRSNPLTGIGLGNLKVNFALYQARVRDKAGFKLRGTSESNVHNDYLQLAAEAGIPGLMGYLVMFSAVYIGVLHKLVSKESKKTVVAQNKFGLWFSLAAVVMFNLYSFNNFPLSIVPTGFIVFVLIGILVSDRAYCDITGDVAGNKKDMADRNTGFIGAGIAVITIFFAVFYGLPQIRAEVHRSNGDGYRNLGDYNSAAKEYLRALKLDYYRSEFTAYDLGMAYVKLGDYRSAIKAFETSVNLRNYGEVYNDIGNCYYLLGNNVLAAKNWEVALKLYLPNEEDQQQVLLNLARVKPKK
- a CDS encoding mannose-1-phosphate guanyltransferase yields the protein MQAILMAGGFGTRLRPLTCHIPKPLVPMVNRSIMEYVVELLKTHGFDDVTVMLYHQPEHIQNFFGNGEKFGVKMRYLRPDSDVGTAGCVKFAEKFIKDEWFLVISADLLTDFNLSSALEFAKKKNTDATIVLTSIANPLPFGVVITDEEGKITRFLEKPSWGEVFSDTINTGIYVLNSSVFKLLPSDKSYDFSKDLYPDMLKKNKRLYGYVAQGAWRDIGNLDEYRTTHYAVLDGTININIPGRKTVINNYPVWVDDGAVVDKSVEFTGPVVIGKSAKIGAGTKIGRTVIGERSVIGEDCNVTGAIVWNDVVVGRNTRLIETTIVEKTVVGEESQLREGTFIGTECELGKYVEVRPNVRIWPKKVVEEQSIVSTSLVWGEKWSKTLFGAYGITGLANIEITPEFAARVGAAYGAYIGKGKYVITSRDEHPVSRMIKRTMISGLLSMGVKVGDMRSAPIPVVRYEMGKEGESGAIHIRKSPFDPRLVDIKFLDANGSDISVRQEKSIEQLFLREDFERVSPEDVGEIVLPPRVYEYYREGFLKTIDKDRLSKANLKIVIDYAYSSASMVFPSILGELGCEVVALNSFVNPHKVTKSKKEFEHSLEQLSDIVVTLKADAGFLIDTGAEKVFIVDDRGKIIPDDWSLVLIARMMMEKFKNAKICIPLNTSQIVEELASKYGAKVMRTRMSPQEIMQAGRGEGIVFAGDGVGGFIFPEFQPAFDAMFSIVKILELMVELDIRMSRLARSIPDFSVHHVQVPCSWEKKGLLMRKFAEEAQGKKAEFIEGVKIFMDNEDWVLLVPDPDKPFFHVWVEAETRQKVGELISEYETKVRDWQK